Proteins encoded in a region of the Synechococcus sp. BIOS-U3-1 genome:
- a CDS encoding alpha/beta fold hydrolase has translation MSSSPCFRFSGLVAALASLLVAQPVAAVERLTFTLPLLDESISLDLSQASNARELIESNRDLQELDLAGDGSVQKLIESLLTAPLPEATSSIIRQSLGHPLFEQLLLAASKLVEVKGLPADTSGRMVSEALAAAYRDDEPHLLGFLRHVPGDELSINLQELAFYAKRLRSNQDDARALMQKGTAATPVSSTIVAAAASGWSRRQRSVAVNHRPQPLQVTVISPTGMSNGRLVVISHGLWDAPSSFEGWAYLLAAHGYSVLLPRHPGSDSKQQESLLKGQQPPPASEELRLRPMDVTAVIDAVETGSLLSGAAVQTDSVAVVGHSWGATAALQLGGLQTTSRKLSSRCQDARDPDRNLSWVLQCSWLKGADQGSLADMRVRTAVVVSPPLRLLFDEASGPSMHAKVLLVSGTHDWVVPSDPEAVVPLRNGQPLANGHRLVLASGGDHFNLWAPVGAEEPPVLGPLILAWINDQLGINDSLSFRGGGWGHQRVPLLDVTGQL, from the coding sequence ATGAGCTCCTCCCCCTGTTTCCGCTTCAGTGGCTTGGTTGCAGCCCTGGCTTCGCTGTTGGTCGCTCAACCGGTCGCAGCTGTCGAGCGCCTCACTTTCACCTTGCCTTTGCTGGATGAGAGCATCAGCCTGGATTTGAGTCAGGCCTCCAATGCGCGGGAGTTGATCGAGTCCAATCGAGATCTTCAGGAGCTGGATTTGGCAGGCGATGGATCAGTACAGAAGCTGATCGAATCTCTGCTCACGGCCCCTCTCCCTGAAGCAACCAGCAGCATTATTCGCCAATCCCTTGGACACCCTCTGTTTGAGCAGCTGCTTCTCGCTGCTTCCAAATTGGTTGAGGTCAAGGGTCTTCCGGCTGATACCAGCGGGCGAATGGTGTCGGAAGCTTTGGCCGCGGCTTATCGGGATGATGAGCCCCATCTACTGGGATTCCTGCGACATGTTCCTGGAGATGAGCTCTCGATCAATCTCCAGGAGCTTGCTTTTTACGCCAAGAGACTCAGAAGCAATCAGGACGATGCAAGGGCGCTGATGCAGAAGGGCACCGCGGCCACGCCTGTTTCCTCAACGATCGTCGCGGCTGCGGCATCTGGCTGGAGCCGTCGACAACGCTCCGTTGCAGTGAACCATCGTCCGCAGCCTTTGCAGGTCACGGTGATCTCCCCGACTGGAATGTCAAATGGTCGATTGGTGGTGATTTCCCATGGGCTCTGGGATGCGCCCTCCAGTTTCGAAGGCTGGGCCTATCTGCTTGCTGCTCATGGTTATTCCGTATTGCTTCCACGTCACCCAGGTAGTGATTCCAAGCAGCAGGAGTCACTGCTGAAAGGCCAACAGCCACCGCCGGCATCCGAGGAACTGCGCTTGCGTCCAATGGATGTCACTGCCGTGATTGATGCGGTCGAGACTGGCAGCCTGCTCTCTGGTGCCGCTGTTCAAACCGATTCAGTGGCGGTTGTGGGTCATTCCTGGGGTGCCACTGCGGCTCTCCAGTTGGGTGGTCTTCAGACCACGAGCCGGAAGCTGAGTTCCCGTTGTCAGGATGCTCGTGATCCAGACCGCAACCTCAGCTGGGTTTTGCAGTGCAGCTGGCTCAAAGGTGCCGATCAGGGATCATTGGCCGACATGAGAGTACGGACTGCGGTTGTGGTGAGTCCGCCTCTACGACTGCTGTTTGACGAAGCCAGTGGCCCGTCGATGCATGCGAAGGTGCTGTTGGTGAGCGGGACCCACGATTGGGTTGTTCCATCGGATCCTGAAGCGGTTGTTCCGCTGCGCAATGGTCAGCCTCTGGCCAATGGTCACCGCCTTGTGCTGGCCTCAGGTGGAGATCACTTCAATCTTTGGGCTCCGGTGGGTGCTGAAGAACCCCCGGTTTTGGGCCCCCTGATCCTTGCCTGGATCAATGACCAGTTGGGAATCAACGATTCGCTGAGCTTCAGGGGCGGTGGTTGGGGCCATCAACGCGTGCCTTTACTGGATGTGACCGGTCAATTATGA